CCCTCTGACTCTAAGCCCATTTTCCCTTCCAGTGACAAGAGGGATAGAAGGGATTGAGGGGTAAGTAGTTGTGCTGTGGGCACCATTTCCCTTCTTgtcattgttttccttttatttcagtgagagacacacacacgcacactgcACTCACGCACACAAGCTGCGGGACCAAGGCCATTTGGCCGTGAGTCTCTGAGCTGGGGGGCAGGTGGGAAGGAGCGTGTGGCTGTTGCCCCTCCTCTCCGGGGCCTGCTCAGTGCTGTCCGCTGGGGCACAGGAGACTGGGAAGGTGCTGTGCTCGGGACTCAGTGTCACAGGGTGGGAGTCTTAAGTGTTAGCTTTCTTGCAGCTGCTGGCGCTGCCCACTTTCCGTTCTAGCCAGTTGTATGGCTCGAAGGCTGAGGAACCGAGTTCGTAGCCGGCAGGCAGGTCCAGGAGCGGGGCCGAGGAAAAGCAGACAGCTGGCAGAGGGGGCGGCAGTGGGGGGGACGCTGAGGCCGAGGACAGCGGGTTGAGGCGTGGGGAGGAGTTCCTGGGGTCACCTAAGGAGGTGCCCCTGTGGCTAGCAGGTAGGCCTGGCAGGCTAGGGGTCAGCGCCAGGAGGCTGGGGGCCCTGGGCACAGAGAGCAGCCGGCCCTGCTCCAGCAGCCGCAGAATGTTGGAGGTGGCAAAGGCCtcggaggctgaggaggacgCCCGCTTCTCCAGGTCTCTGCTCtggtctttcttctgcttggtgcGGCGGTTCTGGAACCAGACCTTCaccttggggtgggggagggggtgtcaAGGAGGGAGATGGGACAGGCAAAGCAAAGTGGGGGCAGGTggcaggaggaaaggagaggaagggcaTGGGGTTGGGGCAGGTGGTggatgggatgggggtggggtgtgagGGTGGAGCAAGAGGGAAAGAAGAGCAGATTGTTGTTAAGGTCTCCCCACAACCATCCTGCTCTAGGCAAACTGATTAGGGACTCTGGTCCCCCAAATTATGAAGGCCCCTCTACTGCTAAACTGACTCTGGCCTAGGATGGAGGAATGGATCGACAGACAGAGAATGGAGTTTGGGAGTACAGCTGATGTTCTCCTCTTGGCCCACATGCCCTTGGCTCACAGTCAAGTTCACAGCCTCAGCCACCATTTATGTGCTGGTAATTCCAACTCTACCTCAGGCCCAGAGCTCTGAACTGAGATCCAAGCCATGTATCCACCTGCCTGCTAGACATCTCCCCATGGATATCTCAAAAAACACCCCAAACCCCACATGTGCAGCTCTGTCCTCCAAACAGAGGCTTCCCACGCTCCCTGTTCCATCATGGCTGCCCCCACTCACTCATGCAGGAACCCGTCTCCCAGCTCCCTAGAGCAgaccctcctctctccctttgtTCTCTCTGACCTGGACCATGGCATTGTCTCTACAGCAGCACCTCTCGACCCTGGCTGCCC
This genomic window from Pongo pygmaeus isolate AG05252 chromosome 12, NHGRI_mPonPyg2-v2.0_pri, whole genome shotgun sequence contains:
- the VAX2 gene encoding ventral anterior homeobox 2 isoform X2, giving the protein MPRAPLSLDPGLARRDGRRKGTPGSCPQPDPRPQPEPEVRCLLHPEAPGPGDPAPEEATSDAKGTIREIVLPKGLDLDRPKRTRTSFTAEQLYRLEMEFQRCQYVVGRERTELARQLNLSETQVKVWFQNRRTKQKKDQSRDLEKRASSSASEAFATSNILRLLEQGRLLSVPRAPSLLALTPSLPGLPASHRGTSLGDPRNSSPRLNPLSSASASPPLPPPLPAVCFSSAPLLDLPAGYELGSSAFEPYNWLERKVGSASSCKKANT
- the VAX2 gene encoding ventral anterior homeobox 2 isoform X1 — translated: MGDGGAERDRGPARRAESGGCGGRDGDRGGAEDLRADGGGHSPTEVAGTSASSPAGSRESGADSDGQPGPGEADHCRRILVRDAKGTIREIVLPKGLDLDRPKRTRTSFTAEQLYRLEMEFQRCQYVVGRERTELARQLNLSETQVKVWFQNRRTKQKKDQSRDLEKRASSSASEAFATSNILRLLEQGRLLSVPRAPSLLALTPSLPGLPASHRGTSLGDPRNSSPRLNPLSSASASPPLPPPLPAVCFSSAPLLDLPAGYELGSSAFEPYNWLERKVGSASSCKKANT